A single Oryctolagus cuniculus chromosome 16, mOryCun1.1, whole genome shotgun sequence DNA region contains:
- the LOC138845716 gene encoding zinc finger protein 426-like isoform X2 has protein sequence MLENYKNLASIGCQLIKPSLISWLEQEEYLSTVPRGVLEWEMQLKTKGSTLQQNFFRGQTSNGKHMRTSNRVGELCECSQCGDVCSEHSCLKTQTRTQNTGKRRECDQHGKDFLTLHAEASVGEQLSEFECGKTLSMTPNIVNERTRMGEKPFECGDYEKAFVNQSYLQAFMRTYNGEKLYEWNEYGSSFIFPTNLPMHIETLNAKNPYKCKECGKGFRYPAYLSKHIRTHTGEKPYKCTECGKAFAQFWGLSQHVRIHSEEKPYECKECGKTFSVSSYLTKHARIHTGEKPFECKECRKCFGNSSYLKKHIQVHTGIKPYKCKECGKAFTQSSGLTKHVRSHSGEKPYECKECGKAFTTSTCLIAHVRTHTGERPFVCKQCGKAFARSFCLIEHIRTHAGEKPYKCEECGKAYTASSDLTRHLRVHTGENPYKCKECGKAFAHYSNLSVHQRTHTGEKPYECKICGKVFTYSSSRNSHIRTHKAQ, from the exons atgctggagaactaCAAGAACCTGGCCTCAATAG GATGTCAGCTCATCAAACCTAGTCTGATTTCTTGGTTGGAACAAGAAGAATATTTGAGTACAGTGCCAAGAGGAGTTCTAG AatgggaaatgcaactcaaaaccaaaGGGTCAACACTTCAGCAGAATTTTTTCAGGGGACAAACCTCTAATGGGAAACACATG AGAACAAGCAACCGTGTTGGTGAACTCTGTGAGTGTAGCCAGTGTGGAGATGTTTGTAGTGAACACTCGTGTTTAAAGACACAGACGAGAACTCAGAATACAGGGAAACGTCGTGAGTGTGATCAGCATGGAAAAGATTTCCTTACTCTGCATGCAGAAGCCTCTGTTGGAGAGCAGCTTTCTGAATTTGAGTGTGGAAAAACCCTCAGCATGACTCCAAACATTGTAAATGAGAGAACACGCATGGGAGAAAAACCTTTTGAGTGTGGTGACTATGAGAAAGCCTTTGTTAATCAGTCGTACCTCCAAGCTTTTATGAGGACTTACAATGGAGAAAAACTCTATGAATGGAACGAATATGGAAGCAGTTTTATTTTCCCCACAAATCTTCCTATGCATATAGAAACTCTTAATGCAAAAAATCCCTACAAATGTAAGGAATGTGGAAAAGGTTTTAGATATCCTGCTTATCTTAGTAAGCACATCCGAacccacactggagagaaaccctataaatgtacagaatgtggaaaagcttttgctCAGTTTTGGGGTCTTTCTCAACATGTACGAATTCATAGTGAAGaaaaaccctatgaatgtaaaGAATGTGGGAAAACCTTCAGTGTTTCTTCATACCTAACTAAACATGCAagaattcatactggagagaaacccttTGAATGCAAGGAATGTAGAAAGTGCTTTGGAAATTCTTCATACCTTAAGAAGCACATTCAAGTTCACACTGGAATAAAACCCTATAAATGTaaagaatgtggaaaagccttcactCAGTCCTCAGGCCTTACCAAGCATGTACGAAGTCACAGCGGAGAGAAGCCCTATGAATGCaaggaatgtgggaaagccttcactACTTCCACTTGCCTGATTGCACATGTCAGGACTCACACTGGAGAGAGGCCTTTTGTTTGTAAGCAATGTGGGAAGGCCTTCGCTAGGTCCTTTTGTCTCATTGAACATATCAGAACTCACGCTGGAGAAAAACCCTATAAATGTGAAGAATGTGGGAAAGCCTACACTGCATCGTCAGACCTGACTAGGCACCTAAGGGTTCACACAGGAGAGAATCCCTATAAATGCAaggagtgtgggaaagccttcgcTCACTACTCAAACCTTTCTGTGCATCAAAGaactcacactggagagaagcctTATGAATGTAAGATATGTGGGAAGGTATTTACATATTCCTCAAGTCGTAACAGTCACATACGAACTCACAAAGCCCAGTAA
- the LOC138845716 gene encoding zinc finger protein 426-like isoform X1 gives MLTDCSTDCYQDLVTFDDVALDFTKDEWLLLNQTQRNLYKDVMLENYKNLASIGCQLIKPSLISWLEQEEYLSTVPRGVLEWEMQLKTKGSTLQQNFFRGQTSNGKHMRTSNRVGELCECSQCGDVCSEHSCLKTQTRTQNTGKRRECDQHGKDFLTLHAEASVGEQLSEFECGKTLSMTPNIVNERTRMGEKPFECGDYEKAFVNQSYLQAFMRTYNGEKLYEWNEYGSSFIFPTNLPMHIETLNAKNPYKCKECGKGFRYPAYLSKHIRTHTGEKPYKCTECGKAFAQFWGLSQHVRIHSEEKPYECKECGKTFSVSSYLTKHARIHTGEKPFECKECRKCFGNSSYLKKHIQVHTGIKPYKCKECGKAFTQSSGLTKHVRSHSGEKPYECKECGKAFTTSTCLIAHVRTHTGERPFVCKQCGKAFARSFCLIEHIRTHAGEKPYKCEECGKAYTASSDLTRHLRVHTGENPYKCKECGKAFAHYSNLSVHQRTHTGEKPYECKICGKVFTYSSSRNSHIRTHKAQ, from the exons ATGTTGACTGACTGTTCGACTGATTGTTACCAG GACTTGGTGACCTTTGATGATGTGGCTTTGGACTTCACCAAAGATGAGTGGCTTTTATTGAATCAAACTCAGAGAAACCTCTACaaagatgtgatgctggagaactaCAAGAACCTGGCCTCAATAG GATGTCAGCTCATCAAACCTAGTCTGATTTCTTGGTTGGAACAAGAAGAATATTTGAGTACAGTGCCAAGAGGAGTTCTAG AatgggaaatgcaactcaaaaccaaaGGGTCAACACTTCAGCAGAATTTTTTCAGGGGACAAACCTCTAATGGGAAACACATG AGAACAAGCAACCGTGTTGGTGAACTCTGTGAGTGTAGCCAGTGTGGAGATGTTTGTAGTGAACACTCGTGTTTAAAGACACAGACGAGAACTCAGAATACAGGGAAACGTCGTGAGTGTGATCAGCATGGAAAAGATTTCCTTACTCTGCATGCAGAAGCCTCTGTTGGAGAGCAGCTTTCTGAATTTGAGTGTGGAAAAACCCTCAGCATGACTCCAAACATTGTAAATGAGAGAACACGCATGGGAGAAAAACCTTTTGAGTGTGGTGACTATGAGAAAGCCTTTGTTAATCAGTCGTACCTCCAAGCTTTTATGAGGACTTACAATGGAGAAAAACTCTATGAATGGAACGAATATGGAAGCAGTTTTATTTTCCCCACAAATCTTCCTATGCATATAGAAACTCTTAATGCAAAAAATCCCTACAAATGTAAGGAATGTGGAAAAGGTTTTAGATATCCTGCTTATCTTAGTAAGCACATCCGAacccacactggagagaaaccctataaatgtacagaatgtggaaaagcttttgctCAGTTTTGGGGTCTTTCTCAACATGTACGAATTCATAGTGAAGaaaaaccctatgaatgtaaaGAATGTGGGAAAACCTTCAGTGTTTCTTCATACCTAACTAAACATGCAagaattcatactggagagaaacccttTGAATGCAAGGAATGTAGAAAGTGCTTTGGAAATTCTTCATACCTTAAGAAGCACATTCAAGTTCACACTGGAATAAAACCCTATAAATGTaaagaatgtggaaaagccttcactCAGTCCTCAGGCCTTACCAAGCATGTACGAAGTCACAGCGGAGAGAAGCCCTATGAATGCaaggaatgtgggaaagccttcactACTTCCACTTGCCTGATTGCACATGTCAGGACTCACACTGGAGAGAGGCCTTTTGTTTGTAAGCAATGTGGGAAGGCCTTCGCTAGGTCCTTTTGTCTCATTGAACATATCAGAACTCACGCTGGAGAAAAACCCTATAAATGTGAAGAATGTGGGAAAGCCTACACTGCATCGTCAGACCTGACTAGGCACCTAAGGGTTCACACAGGAGAGAATCCCTATAAATGCAaggagtgtgggaaagccttcgcTCACTACTCAAACCTTTCTGTGCATCAAAGaactcacactggagagaagcctTATGAATGTAAGATATGTGGGAAGGTATTTACATATTCCTCAAGTCGTAACAGTCACATACGAACTCACAAAGCCCAGTAA